In Anthocerotibacter panamensis C109, the sequence TACCCTTGGCTTTGATAACTACACCCCTCCGGCAGTAGGTACGGAGCGGGCGCGGACCAACCTACGCTATCGCAATCTGCTCGGATTGGGAGATGAACTTACAGCCTCCTACTACGTCGCCACCGGTTCTCTCAACATCTATGACTTCAGCTACCGCCTGCCTGTCAATCCCGAAAATGGAGCCTTCCAATTCCGGGTCACCACGACCAATAACCGGATCACCCAAGCCCCCTTCGATACCTTTAATATTCGGGGTAACTCAGACCTGTATGAGGTGAGCTTCCGCCAGCCCTTCGTGCGCAACTCCAACGAAGAATTGGCGCTGTCTGCGGGTTTTACCTATCAGAGTGGTCAGACCTTTATCTTCAATGACACGCCTGCTGCCTTTGGTGTCGGCCCTGATGCTGATGGACGCAGTACCACCAGTGTATTCAAATTGGGGCAGGATTATTCGTTGCGCGACGCGACGGGTATCTGGAACTTCCAATCCCAGTTCAGCATCGGGGTGGGCCTCTTTGGAGCTACGATCAACTCCAGCCCCATTCCAGACGGGCGCTTTGTAAGCTGGCTGGTGCAGGCCCAACGCCTCCAGTCTTTAGGCAATGGCAATCTGCTCACCCTCCAAGCGAGCACCCAACTGACTACGGCCTCACTCCTACCTTCCCAGCAGTTCATCATCGGCGGTGGTCAGTCGATCCGGGGCTATCGTCAAAACACGCGCAGCGGCGACTTTGGGTTTCGGGTGTCGGCGGAGGCTCGGTTCCCGGTCATCCGCTCTGAGACAGGGGCTCCTATCTTCTCACTCACCCCTTTTGTGGAGGCTGGGGGGGTCACCAATAATGGCAGCAACCCCAACTCCCTACCTGACCGCAACTTCCTCGCTAGTGTCGGCGTGGGCTTCTTGTGGCAGGTCTTGCCGCATCTGGACCTCAAAGTAGACTACGGGATTCCCTTAGTTCCTCTAGACACGCGGGGTAACACGCTCCAGGACGATGGAATTCACTTCAGCCTCAATTACGGTCTATAGCTACAGGTCCAGGTCAGTAATGC encodes:
- a CDS encoding ShlB/FhaC/HecB family hemolysin secretion/activation protein, whose protein sequence is MLKIKQSQQLQNVKNLSLKSTRWLQQLLLSSTIFPTMMSPCFASDDFTLPATQASFLLAQQPPLPPANPQADPNRDRLLPAPSPAPLPPTSDQLQPSAPPAPVTPAPVNVQIAVRRIDVVGSTLFGPEILDPLTKPLEGKTVSGLELRKVADAITRLYGERGYVTSRALAPAPQEIQDGLVQIRVLEGRLKDTIVKGTERLAGYVRERVQGDPGRPLNTIALEERLRLLRSDPLFSNVEASLRREETPSGVPLSVLTVQVNEAAPLGITLGFDNYTPPAVGTERARTNLRYRNLLGLGDELTASYYVATGSLNIYDFSYRLPVNPENGAFQFRVTTTNNRITQAPFDTFNIRGNSDLYEVSFRQPFVRNSNEELALSAGFTYQSGQTFIFNDTPAAFGVGPDADGRSTTSVFKLGQDYSLRDATGIWNFQSQFSIGVGLFGATINSSPIPDGRFVSWLVQAQRLQSLGNGNLLTLQASTQLTTASLLPSQQFIIGGGQSIRGYRQNTRSGDFGFRVSAEARFPVIRSETGAPIFSLTPFVEAGGVTNNGSNPNSLPDRNFLASVGVGFLWQVLPHLDLKVDYGIPLVPLDTRGNTLQDDGIHFSLNYGL